In one window of Nicotiana tabacum cultivar K326 chromosome 12, ASM71507v2, whole genome shotgun sequence DNA:
- the LOC107804815 gene encoding uncharacterized protein LOC107804815 — protein sequence MKSKGSHGQNRFMRIIALPWKALIKARDCYVGSMNNYAVVNPRSLPKSYSVTSSRSNDSEDFRDLVRAASARNMGENFELNLLIQQQIRQQLQQQMPSRKVPRSVSVGMGRIDEDKPYVLGDQEDVNMMLMKNDLKFPRSRSHAVSKTNNVHVF from the coding sequence aTGAAGAGCAAAGGGAGTCACGGCCAGAACAGATTCATGCGAATTATTGCATTACCTTGGAAGGCATTAATAAAAGCAAGAGATTGTTACGTGGGAAGCATGAATAATTACGCTGTAGTAAATCCTAGGAGTTTGCCAAAGAGTTATAGTGTTACATCGTCAAGGTCAAATGATAGTGAAGATTTTAGAGATCTTGTTAGAGCAGCATCAGCTAGGAACATGGGAGAGAATTTTGAACTGAATTTACTCATACAACAACAAATAAGACAACAATTGCAACAACAAATGCCTTCAAGAAAAGTGCCTAGAAGTGTTAGTGTTGGAATGGGAAGAATTGATGAAGATAAACCTTATGTTTTAGGAGATCAAGAAGATGTTAATATGATGTTAATGAAGAATGATTTGAAGTTTCCTAGAAGTAGAAGTCATGCTGTCTCAAAGACAAACAATGTTCATGTCTTTTAA